The window TGAGccttatttcagtatttttgtcTGATCGTGTGGATGGGGTGGGTATTGTAGACTAAGTGGGGATTTGATGTAAAGGTGAGGTGTTATTAAAAACCTTCTCATGTAGTAAAAGTGctgaaacatttattttctagGAGGAATTTGGCTTTGACATGAGTATCTTGGATATTGGTGGCGGATTCTCCGGAGCAGAATTTCAACTTGAGGAGGTATCTTGAACAATCAACACTATGAAAGTATTGGTTACCCTTGTATGTTTTAATGCACTTAATCTTGTCTTTTCTTAggtgttctgttatatttattgtcATGGAGCATAATAGTCAGCATCTTTAGTGCTTATAGGTTTAGTAAGACACTAGACTCAGCTAGGTAAAATAAACCTGTCTGCTGCTTTGCCTACGTGTAccacccttttttcttttttttattttttttttttttttatttaacttgccCTCTGTCTTGGTCAGATTTGACCATCAATTTTTTGCCTACTTATTTCCTTTGAACTTTGCATGCATGTTGATCTCTAGTGAGAGTGCAATATTTAGTTAGTTTTGACCTAGGATCTGTACAttatgtcaaatttaaatttctcatttccttCAAATTTTTCATATGTGTTAGCTAAAAGTAGAAGTGTTGATCAAGTAGTTAGCGTGGTGGACTTTTGATCAAACAGTCAAAGGTTCTAGACTAATGTaggcaaattattaaaaaaataataataatttggatTCAGTATGACAGTTAAGCAGTATTGGTCAAGTGGTTAGCGTGTCCGATGTTCAAATATTCTGCTTTGAGACCAATATACACAAACCTCTTTTTAAAGTTTACTAattttttcattgttatacaAATTTGGTGAAATACTGTGATTTTGTGATATTGACTCAGTGAATAAAGTGTTGGACTTTTCTAAGAATGAAGGTTAGATTCTCCAAtagataaaatcacatccagtaCTTCACATGTGTTAAGGTTTCACCATGGTtaggattttctgaaatgagaacATGAGTGGATCTTATGGTTTCACTTTAAGATTGTAGGTTTGATTCCACTCTGTCGCTAATGGAATTTCTATCAAATCACTTTCCCACCTAAGTCAAGAATATTGTGAGGTGGACTATGTGGCATAATGGAGGCTAAAAAATAAAGGTTAAGTGAggtgattttattcaaaaaaaaaaatgaaagttttttcttatactaagattttgttggtcataCGTGACTAAAAATAACATTGTGGGGTGCtcttaaaagaatttaattaaaatgcgtagactcctttttaaaaaaaaaaaaattcttagaaTTTGAAAATGTCTCCAATTATAACCTTTCTCTTCTACTTATATgatgtcattttctttccatagttcagctattttgaaattttacttttaacgatgctgtgcattttaatttttttttaatccatgagCCATATGGGCTTCTGGCACAACTCAGATGGTTCCTGTGCTTTTCTTATCACTGTGATATGTTGGAGCAGTAGCATGGAATGTGTTGTATGCTTACTAGACTTGCTGCTTAGACTTTCACTGTTCTATGTACACAAAGGTGAACTTAATATTGGACTTAAGTTAATCACGAAGGCTGACTGTGTTTTGTGGACTAGCCTGGACTGTTTAGCGCACCTTGTTCCACCCAACTGTAGCACCAAACTGCTGGCTGTTGTGACCAATGTCTTATACTTTCTGCATGACAATTTGGTTTTTCTGTAGTACATTTTAAGCAcacattaatttacattttttctagtAGATATTTTTCTACCTGATGCCTTGAGACCCTCTGTTTGGAGAAATTGTTTGCTAGTTAATGTTTTCAAAGGGTTAAGCgcatttactgttttcaaaagtaTATCCTGTGTAAGTTTTGCCTCGTTTTCTGTTTGTTTAGGCTTTTGTGTCAAAACAGTTTCACTGTAAGTTCATTAAAGTACTTTAAAATGCTAGTACTATTAAATTATAATATTGAAGGTAgttttttggtttgctttttgtgatccaaagttttttgttttctttgttcttccTTCTCTGCAGGTATATAGTGCTATTAGTCCTCTGCTTGATGTGTATTTCCCTCCAGAGTCCGGTGTGTCTGTTATTGCTGAACCAGGAAGTTTTTACGTTGCTGCTTCATTTACACTTGCAGTAAACATAATTTCAAAGAAAGTGATTGCAAGAGATCATCATGATAAATTCACAGGTTAGTTAAACACATGCTTAGATACATTTTAGTTACTTTTAACTACTTTAGTTAATTTTGATGCAACTTTTGTTGTAGATTTGGAACCATCACCAAATGATGAACCAGCATTTGTGTATTACATGAATGATGGTGTATATGGGTCTTTTTCCAATAAGTTAGCTGAAGAGACCATTACAGTTCCTTTGGTTCACAAGGTAAGGATTATTTTTACCTGAGTCCCTGGTCTTTTTATTGCAGCAATGATGTCTAGGTTCAGGTCCATTGTTAATTTAACTTGCAGGAATATTGGCTAAAAACCTATTTTGATAGCTTTCTCTTTTACAtgttaaatattcttttttgtttttgttagaaATACAATAAAGATGAAGTCATGTTTGCCAGCAGTTTGTGGGGCCCATCTTCAGATGGCCTAGACCAAGTTGTCGAGCACTGTCTGTTGCCTGAGCTGAATATTGGAGACTGGGTGATTTTTGAAAATATGGGTGCTAACAGCCTGGGGGAGCAGGCCAACTTTACTGATTTTCAGAAACCACccatatactatgttatttcggCTTGTGATTGGTAAGTTTTTGTACTAATTTCTCATATTTTGCACGTCAAACCCATTTTTTGTCACTAGTTCTGTTTTTTAGTTTCACTCGTAAACTACCAAACAGTACTCAATTTTGTTCCTTGACCTGGTTTATCGATATATGGCTTGATGTAGCCAGAAACTTTATGCATAATTGCAGATGGAAATGtagttataataaaaacaaacaagtaaaatacaactgctttcttttattttcaatttctgtCTTCAAATGGGAAGTGTTTAGCAGACAATTTTAATACAGTTTTTATTCCATAGGTACGACATACAGGAAGCAGGAATAACACTGGATGCTACAATGAAGAAATGGTCTCTTGTACATGCTTGTTTTCAGCTGGGTCCTGATACCTTTTCCTCACTGGTTTAAGGCATTTCCATCTGACGTTCTTGCGTCTTCAAAATTGATAAATTGCCTGGTTAACATTCCAAAGTCGAAGTATATTGAATGCAGAATTGAGGCATTTAACTGGGATCAGGCAAAAGTGTATTTTATCTGGTCGCCTAATTGTACAGAAGTTCAAAAATACATTTGCTTTGCTCTGACACCCAAATTTACTTGATCATACTGtattaaaatatgcaacaaaATGGATGACTCAGATGAGATGGAATCCTACTGCTGGGTTCCCCTGCTTAAAGTTTACATATGcgtttgtgtttttccttttttaattacagAATACAGCACAGGTTTTCAGTCTTGAAAATTGTCTACCCAAGATGTAATAGCTCTCCGTAGAGTACCATTTAGAGCAGAATTTGTAAATTTGTGCTTTGACGTGTAGTGGTAGAAAGTCAATGTGACTTTTCAGTTGGCTTGTGATATAATTCAACTTCACCCTCGTCTGATTGCAATAAATTTCTTGTGTAAGTTTTGCTACTTTGTTCCCTGTTCAAGTGATAGAGTTGTACAGTCTTGGGCACACTAAGCTTTAGCTATGTTTTCTTCACTGTATAAATTGTATTCCTGTTTAGTATAGTTGTGATGCCCTGCACAGTGTTACCAAATCGTGctgtctttttaaacttttttaaattaaaattgaccAGGTGTG is drawn from Polypterus senegalus isolate Bchr_013 chromosome 15, ASM1683550v1, whole genome shotgun sequence and contains these coding sequences:
- the LOC120516102 gene encoding antizyme inhibitor 1-like, which gives rise to MKGFVDEPSYTIDLLEEGATVKDVLDNHIYEQALAEKSAFFVADLGNIVKKHVQWKNVMSQVKPFYSVRCNASPAVIEILAALGTGFACANKNEIALVQSFGVSPDNIIYTNVCKQLSQIKFAARNGVDILVCDNETELMKIARCHPSAKLLLLVVMETSSAEEHMCMSFGSTLKNCRHLLERAKELKLQVAGVKFHISSSCRDPQTFIHAVSDARCIFDMGEEFGFDMSILDIGGGFSGAEFQLEEVYSAISPLLDVYFPPESGVSVIAEPGSFYVAASFTLAVNIISKKVIARDHHDKFTDLEPSPNDEPAFVYYMNDGVYGSFSNKLAEETITVPLVHKKYNKDEVMFASSLWGPSSDGLDQVVEHCLLPELNIGDWVIFENMGANSLGEQANFTDFQKPPIYYVISACDWYDIQEAGITLDATMKKWSLVHACFQLGPDTFSSLV